A stretch of DNA from Candidatus Sericytochromatia bacterium:
TACATCCCGGTGCTGGAATATCACCGTTTTGGGCCGAAGGAAGAGCGCTGGACACGCACCCCCGCGAATTTCCGCAAAGACCTGGCCTTCCTCCACGCGAATGGCTACTACCTGATCAACATGGCGGACATGGCCGCCAAGCGCTTTGCTGTGCCGGCCGGCAAGAAACCGGTGGTGCTCACCTTTGACGACAGCACCGAGGGGCAGTTTCGTTACGTGAAGGACGCCAAAGGGCAGTACAAGACGGGCCCGAACGGCAAGAAAGTCATCGATCCGGATTGCGCCGTGGGGATGCTGGATGCGTTCCAGGCCGCCCATCCCGACTTCGGGCGCGGCAGCACGTTTTACGTCCTGCCAAGTGGATTCGACCAAGACGGCGTGATCGGGGAAAAATTCCGCTATCTGGTGGACACCGGACGGGAAATCGGCAACCACACCTGGACCCACGAAAGCCTGGCCACGCTGTCGCCCAGCAAGATCGAGGCCCACCTGAGCCGCTTGCAGGCCTTCGTCAGCAAGGAGGTGGGCAAGCCCTACCCCATCACCACCCTCGCCCTGCCCTTCGGGATCGGCCCACGGGATGCAGCCGGTTTGAACAAGGTGGTGGCGGGGGGACAGGGCCCTGGGACTTATCGCCACGCCGCGCTGCTGCTGGTGGGTGCGAACCCGGCCTACTCCCCCTATGACAAAGGCTACAAGGCCACGGGGGTGGCCCGCATCCAGTGCATCAATAGCGAATTCAAGAACTGGTTCAACCGGCCCACCGGTTCCACCGGCAAGGTCAAGGAACCCTGGCTGCCCTTCGTGAGCGATGGCGACCCGAACAGCGTGAGCTTTCCGAAAACGGCCGCGAAACGCTTCAACCCGGCAGCCTTGGCGCAGGGCCAGA
This window harbors:
- a CDS encoding polysaccharide deacetylase family protein, with the translated sequence MPRSLSLLTRSRSPLFMLACAVTACSQAPRAESHASTANSAHADVSQAAQVATAPVLRTAGGVANELGYIPVLEYHRFGPKEERWTRTPANFRKDLAFLHANGYYLINMADMAAKRFAVPAGKKPVVLTFDDSTEGQFRYVKDAKGQYKTGPNGKKVIDPDCAVGMLDAFQAAHPDFGRGSTFYVLPSGFDQDGVIGEKFRYLVDTGREIGNHTWTHESLATLSPSKIEAHLSRLQAFVSKEVGKPYPITTLALPFGIGPRDAAGLNKVVAGGQGPGTYRHAALLLVGANPAYSPYDKGYKATGVARIQCINSEFKNWFNRPTGSTGKVKEPWLPFVSDGDPNSVSFPKTAAKRFNPAALAQGQKANAFDPAQATTQAAASPSPAISSIAHANMSAAQPTPSAVETSANAIPTPATSSSSPSPGQAPSVAPASAGTQKTAKGLDHHPGYGLKLPTGGEYQPGSLRHRVSAGDSVEAIAWKYLRFTDYYTYPKLASGIREQNHLHRPLKIGEWLTIPKVRQAPPKATLVKVPKSFPASGIYVTGHTAGSEALWSLVKELKAHGGNTVVFDAKDMNGLITYDSQVPLAR